The Oryzias latipes chromosome 8, ASM223467v1 genomic interval CAAAAAACAACgggttgaaaaataaacagaataaagTGTCCTTTTCTGACTCATACATCGACagttaatgttttaataaattGAGAAAGAGAAGCTACAATTTCATGATTCTGCttaaaaatgccttttaacGTGGAATATTAGTGGAGTTTTTTGCATGATACAGTATCTtacaaaagtctaaaaaaaagtctgtacaTTTTTGTGAGAAGAGTATAGTGCTATTTactctttcattttttctaataatctacagctttttaagctttaaactCCTTCTTTAATAGGTGAAAGGCTAAATGTCAGCACACAAAGGGAGGTTAAAGCATCAATACTGGGCAACAATCAATGCAACTGTAAACAGAACCAAAGTAATGTCACAGAGAAAGAGATGTGTGCCACAATAGGAGGATCCTATCCATGTCAGGTAaccatttaatgttgttttatttttttatttttattgttttacaagCTAAACTGTGACCCTTTCACTGTAAATTTACAGTATTTTACAGGCAGCAGTTTTGCCAGTAAAATACTGCATTTGTACTACAATGGATCACTGTAAATCCCATTTAATTCTTTGAATGTtgcacagttttttatttgtattttagttACAGAGGTGTGAACAGCTGTCACTTCAATCACACCAGTAGGTACAGATGATGCAGATTATCTGTGCACCACACATTGCACCTCTCCACACCGTCTTTAATTTTAAGAGGCACAATAAATGACAGACGTCAATGATCTTAGTGAAGCTATTAAAACAGCTTTGTACTGTCAGGCCTAGACATAAACCAAGAAGAAACAGACCCTTTTCATGTGACATCAGACAAAAGGGCTACATCGTCACTACTGTGTAATGTTACTTTACGGGTATAGACCAGCAAAGCTAACTACTGAATGCTGTTTAACACCATTCAACTTAATTAACACAAGGTAACCTTATGAATAGTAAAAGAAAATtgcataatatttattttataaatgtactaTCTGACtgtattttttcctctcttAGATCATTCACTaatcaaaatacaaatttaagtaATCTTGACTGCACAGCTGCTTCCCCAAGTCGTGGATCATTTCTCTCCTACAACTTTATCAAAGTTAGGAAAAGGTTACAAGTACTTCATTAAGTGTTACTTGTTCGATAATAAATGTAATTAAGACTATAATTCTCCTAATTTATGGTAGCGAAAGCTTTCCACAATGGGTATGAGATGTAGAGCTGCAACAGATTTTTTCCTGCCCATTAAGTTGCTTAAATTTTCGTGTTCACACTGAAAACAGAGCAAAAGTAAGGCAATTTCAGTGTGTCATACATCATAGTAAAGATAATTACTATTGGATTATTTTCGAACATTGGTTGGCTTTTCTTTTGTCCATAACCATGTCTGATctgaaggaaaataaaggtAGAAAGGATCAAATGAATTGGAAACCATTTTGAAAGTATATAAGGAAGTAACTGTTTGGATGTATTTCTAAATCATTTGCCAGTgctaaacttttttcttggccgcacTTATTTTGGAAGTTGAAACTACGTGGCTTAATAGCCGCACTTAAAATTTCACTTTGCCACTTGGTAACCATTCCTGTTTTTACAAAACCCCTTAAAATACTCGGTAAAACAACATATACCCCATAAAACAACAACTAGATTTAGCCTCGGACGCAATTAAAATGCTTGCAGGCATGCAGCAATGTGGATCTTGGCCGCACGTATTATCTGCGGCCAACATTTGTTGGGGTGAACAGCGTTCAGTTGTCAGCTTTGCCTGTCAAAACCTGTACTCTGGAAGTAACATTACACAGTATAGTGGAGATTTTACCATTTTGTCGGACGTCACCATAAAATGGGTCTATTCATACTTCAACTCCCATTATGCATAATCCCATTTCCGaggaaaaaaactaacaaaataaaatttgcaTCTGCCAAACTGATGCAAACTGACTGAGAGACAAAGAAAACGTTTCCAGAATGTTCTTGAGCAGCTGATTTTTGTAACAAAATTATTTTCCCATGATGCTCAGTTGTTTACAATAAGTTTCTGTACATCACAGGAgtcttcctttttgttttcccaCATTGTGTTGCAATTAACAGTATGGCATtatacaacataaaaacaatggAATACTGTCAGAATTTCTCCCAGTTTGCACTGCTGTACAACACTAAAACAGCACACAGTTGATGTTTCTTTGTAATTTTACATCAAGGGTTTACAGGGTGGCTTAATGACTTTATAAGGCATTATTTTTGAGTAGTTTTACTTAAAtacacattttacttttactttaaatgaaTGTCAATCCCTGCTCAAACACACTTGCCTTTGATGGCCGCCATTATCATTCTTCTGCAGAGCTTGATGATATGCTGAATCAGCTGTGTGCTCAACATGCTGGGCAGTGTGCCCCCATACCAGGGCTGGGAGaaatatgtttgaaaaaaaaaacagcatataaTATTAGCAAAAATCCAACCATGTTTATCCCCATTTTTTCGGCACAGCAGTGAAAGCATACATAGTGccaaaatgcaataaataatgGGTTTCAAATTTTATGTTCGATTATAGCAAAATTGCTTCCAAGTTTCTAAAAATAGAAGAATTTCTtttgtaacttacattttttccCTGATTCAATTAGTTTTAGTACttgagacattttttgtttcgTGTGTTACTTTTTTACTCTGATAAGGTCATTTTTACTTGTCTAAATATTTGGATGATTTTTGTAATTTCTACATGTGTTAATCTTTTTAGGTGATTttactttggtgtttttgtttggttactCTACTCACCTTTGGTTTGATAAGTTGCTAAATTAAGACACtttttgtttagtaaaaaagtaaaatatataaaaacaggaACGATTATGATCACTGAATGAAATACTGGTggactgcaaaagaaaaatttttctttttaataaaataaagaaataagctTTTCCTTGCACTAATATtacttcaaatctttttttccttacaGGTCATTCCTGGATCCCCACTTGTTATTAGAGAGCAGTCTCAATGGGTCCTTGCTGGAGTTGCAATTTCCACCTCAGCTTCTTGTGGAGATCCTGGAGTCTTCAGCCGTGTGTCCTGGTACCAGGACTGGATCCGTGAAGTTATCACTGGCACAGAACCAACCTTTGTTACTGTCAGTTCCACAGGCAGTGACCCTGATGTGAACTTTATTTGTTCAACAGAAGTATTTCCTACCACTACAACAACTACTATTGGCCTGACTACCACTACTACAACTACTCCTAGCGCTCCTCCCATTGTCGATCCCACAGGCATGGGAACACGTTCATATGGTACCACTACTACTGGCATGACTCCCCTCACTCCTACTACACCTGATGACAGTATTTTTAGTGGTGGTGAGAACCTTATCCACTTTACTCACTTCTTCTCTCTGTCTGCTCTTGTTCTGTTTCTCCATGTTCTTGTTGGTGACAGTGAAATATAAAAGTATCTCCAAGGACTCTGTTCTTCAGGGCAACTGGACTtttaccctttaacaccagagatgttgcTGGCAAAAACAAAGTAACCCACGGTCTTTGACAGATCGTGACTCTTTGTCCATTCAAACGATGAttctgaaaagctgcttttctctggaaCGTTTACGTTGATGTAACACCTTAACCACTGTAAAGTTTCGCAAAACAGCGctaagccgcttttctccgcttTAGAGTCTGCTCGAATTATGTTCATAGCCtgaacagttgaagagttttggtagtccaaagaatgtcaacataGGAGCTAAAGATGTGGCGTTAGAGCGTTAAAAGATTAATCAGGAATACATTTTGTTGCTTCTCTGAGTAGCTTCTTTAGTTCTAACTGCTGATAAAGATTTCAGGTTTTTGATGTGTCTGCTGCTTTAGAAGTCTGACAGGAGGGAAATAACTAGATGTCCTTTGATTCAAGTGTCAAGGATCCAGTGACTATCAGAGTGTTAGGCTATAATAACCTTTGACAGCATTCTCATTGTGGTTCAGAGGTGATGGTGGCATTTGTTAGTGGTTCACACTCATCACAACTAAACAAATAACCCAAGTCCAGTTGCTCTAAAGAATAGAATCCTGTGATAACATGACATGGATAGCAGAATCTTCTCAGACTTAATAGTATAATCTACTAAGAAGGCTGATTTCGCTTTCATAAATGCTTTCCTTAACATGGTTCCACTCAGgtttaaataaaatcactttACTATTTTCCTGAAGCAGAAAACATTAGCAAAAACgtatattcattttttctttctatttctcTAAGAATATAGACAACATATTTTGAGTTTGTGGAAAAGGCATTGTTAACCCACAAGATTttatatttctgaaaaaaaatgtaatcattacTTTTTGTTAATAACTAAAATCTTTGCAAAGTGATGTGTAAAATCTTATAATTAAATTGTTgcttttttggtgtttctttGGGAAATTTGGGGTTTCAGACTTCAATGAATGAAACACAAACTgaaaagagactttttttttaatcaagtaaaatattgtagcgacctgggggttagccccgccttcagcccctaaagCTCATGGCAAGTGGGGAGTTTTGGGGTGAAAACCATGAATTAGAGTACTGGCAACAgaagtgacctccatgctgttcGGGCTGTATGTGTGCTTGAATAAATGGGCTCGATGCTGAAAAGGCTACTTGACTTCTCTGCCTGTTACTTCTAATCTGAGACTGTCCGaggtcgtgcggtgtatggggcacggacagctcttCAATGAAGACACTCACTACATAAGCAGTTTGACTTTCGCTTCCCTACTAAAGTGACATCCCGATTGGGTTGTTACAATATATTCCTGTGTACTTGCATCAGTTTGAACGAGACTTAAACAGACTTTTAATAGTTTGGTTCCTTAAAGACAAAGCAGACAGGCTTTTCCACTCTTGACCTTGGTTACTGAATCACCAGCCGGaccattacagtttttctcaaatgCTAAGACACATCCCCTAAATCCCCTAAACCAAATTGTCTAAACACATTTACGAAATCTAGCCACCTTTTTCCAATTTCATAAACACATTTCACATGAAGACACAattcacaaaacaaaatgatccaTTCTCAGTAATcttaacacatttttctttagctAAAACACAAGTTGCAAAAGAATCCTGCTCATATTCTCACATGAAAGCTCATGTGATGCAAAATGCCTGCTACAGTCAACAATATTTGAACACAATGAACACACCTAGCATCATTAATTACACACAAGGACTCAAAATTGAAGACGTTAAAAGCAAGTTTTGAGTGCACAGTTTGATGAAGAttccaaacaaacacaatggATGAAGGCAGAGTCAGGGGAATTCAAGtcaggggaggaagaggagcaggccaacaagggagaggaggaggtccAGGAGGTAGAGCAAGACCTTGCACCATAATATCATTGTCCATGTCATGACAATGGCTGAAGCAGGACTAAGAGTCTGTCCAAACCTGAGTAGGTTCACCGAGGTCATCATTCTCAGGGCATTCAACCTGCAGAAATGAAGGCAAAGAAGCGCAACATCATTGGCCAAAGAGCCATCACTAAGGTGCCTGGCcaacgggtgtgtgtgtgtgtgtgtaattttaCTCATTGTGGGGCTCAGAGGGACTTGTCCCTGTTCTTGTCATGCTGTTCTTGAGTCTTACAACACCCAACGTCCCCTTACCTTCttaggctgcatttacactgcaggtcttgatgctcatatccgattttctgagtATATCCGATTTTTATGACGACCCATCATCtgttaaaagtgacccgtatccgatttttgcatttacactatacaatgctgaaactatcaaacgtagacaatctgaggactacgtagctgcatttccgccttccgcggacctctTCCGGACTTTTGTGACttcggttgtcatggaggcaacgcagcgacggaaggaggcgttgcctcgGGCGCTccagaggggagaggaaaaaggggggCTGCTCGGCTCTCTCTGAATGTGGAATGAGGA includes:
- the LOC101161698 gene encoding chymotrypsin-like protease CTRL-1, with the translated sequence MIVLKMALQQFVCRFTLMTLLLCSGCHPAVNDNSTVVENVSPGDSPWLVYFYPDFRCEGSLITTEWVLTDSSCLKPSDINTTSAFVGLIDRASTPAGNVAFFRSIVCNTENKNGTTSGICLLKLQRPIRLSNDTQLISLASNMSTFYDGISSWVSVNDFISERLNVSTQREVKASILGNNQCNCKQNQSNVTEKEMCATIGGSYPCQVIPGSPLVIREQSQWVLAGVAISTSASCGDPGVFSRVSWYQDWIREVITGTEPTFVTVSSTGSDPDVNFICSTEVFPTTTTTTIGLTTTTTTTPSAPPIVDPTGMGTRSYGTTTTGMTPLTPTTPDDSIFSGGENLIHFTHFFSLSALVLFLHVLVGDSEI